A stretch of the Rhinoderma darwinii isolate aRhiDar2 chromosome 3, aRhiDar2.hap1, whole genome shotgun sequence genome encodes the following:
- the LOC142750870 gene encoding protein kinase C delta type-like gives MKRKWKKEEGGERGKESEGSKEGEGTKKTKMENTGLTAKRSIKNWLLAIMGRRSSRDLPGSSNISLMDEKIRTSGKKESKIKEEEKDRDKKGTEKKETQRKRKRTTEENKPSAKKAKKSKGKTSNSLDELEKKAEEEQPAPSKQEKETPAAPKRKRTADENQESNKKLKTSLRSSKEKTSGSQDATTILNEKPGPSREETRTATVPLSLNSFTFHRELGKGSYGEVTLAKDKIRKELVAIKKTGKSDFTELGHTFVERDILGLSHESRFLIHGLAAFHSKNHVYYVMELASGGDLDTFTENNFPLELNTVKFIAAELVCGVQFLHNKGIIHRDLKPNNVLLTSDGHVKITDFGLAITNVFGRTTDPCGGTLGYVAPEMIGREEYGPGVDWFAFGVILYNMVTNKDPFPGNTKSEIEASVLNYVPQYPMSLSSDTVDIIKRLLCKNQFERLGVTENIREHPFFSTTNWQEVEAGRAAPTDILVTESVDLNISDIRPAPCTRDHNTTIKAKGQKLFNEFSFVCPEWSENYHVSPIYPDTRLRRFSSSQCKVN, from the exons ATGAAGAGAAAGTGGAAGAAGGAAGAAGGAGGAGAAAGAGGGAAGGAGAGTGAGGGGAGTAAAGAAGGCGAGGGGACCAAGAAGACTAAAATGGAGAATACCGGACTTACAGCTAAGAGGAGCATAAAGAACTGGCTCTTAGCCATCATGGGACGGAGAAGTTCACGAGACCTCCCAGGATCCAGTAACATCAGCCTGATGGACGAGAAGATCAGGACATCAG GCAAAAAAGAGTCCAAGATCAAAGAGGAGGAAAAAGATAGGGACAAAAAGGggacagaaaaaaaggagacacAGCGTAAGAGAAAGAGGACGACAGAGGAGAACAAACCTTCTGCAAAGAAAGCAAAGAAATCTAAAGGAAAAACATCAAATAGTCTGGATGAACTGGAGAAAAAAGCTGAAGAGGAACAACCTGCACCATCTAAGCAGGAGAAAGAGACACCGGCTGCACCTAAGAGAAAGAGAACAGCAGACGAGAACCAGGAATCAAATAAAAAACTAAAGACATCTCTGAGATCTTCCAAAGAAAAAACATCAGGGAGTCAGGATGCAACAACCATCCTCAATGAAAAGCCTGGACCATCTCGTGAGGAGACTAGGACAGCCACTGTTCCTCTAAGCTTGAATTCCTTTACATTCCATCGTGAACTTGGTAAAGGCTCTTATGGCGAAGTAACTCTTGCAAAAGACAAAATCCGTAAAGAACTTGTCGCCATTAAAAAGACGGGCAAAAGCGATTTCACAGAACTGGGCCATACTTTCGTAGAGCGGGACATACTTGGTCTATCACACGAGAGCCGCTTTCTGATCCACGGACTTGCAGCGTTCCACAGTAAGAACCACGTGTATTACGTCATGGAACTGGCCAGTGGGGGTGACCTCGATACATTTACTGAGAATAACTTTCCACTGGAATTAAACACCGTGAAGTTTATTGCAGCAGAGCTGGTTTGTGGGGTGCAATTCCTCCATAACAAAGGCATCATCCACAGGGATCTAAAGCCAAATAATGTCTTATTAACATCAGATGGACATGTGAAGATCACAGATTTTGGACTGGCAATAACAAATGTCTTTGGAAGAACAACAGACCCCTGTGGTGGAACACTAGGATATGTAGCCCCAGAAATGATCGGGCGTGAGGAATATGGACCAGGGGTCGATTGGTTTGCATTTGGAGTCATCCTCTATAACATGGTGACCAATAAAGACCCCTTTCCTGGGAACACAAAATCAGAGATCGAGGCCTCGGTCCTGAACTATGTCCCACAATATCCAATGTCTTTATCCTCTGACACAGTGGATATAATCAAGCGGCTGCTGTGTAAGAACCAGTTTGAACGTCTGGGAGTGACAGAAAACATACGAGAACATCCATTCTTCTCTACCACCAACTGGCAAGAAGTAGAGGCTGGACGAGCGGCACCCACGGATATACTGGTGACTGAGTCTGTGGATCTGAATATTAGTGACATCAGGCCTGCGCCCTGTACTAGGGACCATAACACCACAATTAAAGCTAAAGGTCAAAAGCTTTTCAATGAATTTAGTTTTGTGTGTCCTGAGTGGTCGGAGAACTACCACGTCAGCCCCATCTATCCAGACACACGGCTAAGAAGATTCTCCTCGTCCCAGTGCAAAGTCAACTAA
- the LOC142750871 gene encoding protein kinase C delta type-like: MKRKRNMEEGGERGKESEGSKEGEGTKKTKMENTGLTAKRSIKNWLLAIIGRRSSQDLPGPSNISLMDEKIRTSGKKGSKIKEEEKDRDKKGTAKKETQRKRKRTTEEKEPSGKKAKKSKGKISNSLDELEKKAEEEQPAPSKQEKETPAAPKRKRTTDENQESNKKLKTSLRSSKEKTSGSQDATTILNEKPGPSREETRTATVPLSLNSFTFHRELGKGSYGEVTLAKDKIRKELVAIKKTGKSDFTELGHTFVERDILGLSHESRFLIHGLAAFHSKNHVYYVMELASGGDLDTFTENNFPLELNTVKFIAAELVCGVQFLHNKGIIHRDLKPNNVLLTSDGHVKITDFGLAITNVFGRTTDPCGGTLGYGAPELIGCEEYGPGVDWFAFGVILYNMVTNKDPFPRNTKSEIEASVLNYVPQYPTSLSSDTVDIIKRLLCKNQFERLGVTENIREHPFFSTTNWQEVEAGRAAPPDILVTESVDLNISDIRPAPCTRDHNTTIKAKDQKLFNEFSFVCPEWSENYHVSPIYPDTRLRRFSSSQCPVN, from the exons ATGAAGAGAAAGAGAAATATGGAAGAAGGAGGAGAAAGAGGGAAGGAGAGTGAGGGGAGTAAAGAAGGAGAGGGGACCAAGAAGACTAAAATGGAGAATACCGGACTTACAGCTAAGAGGAGCATAAAGAACTGGCTCTTAGCCATCATTGGACGGAGAAGTTCACAAGACCTCCCAGGACCCAGTAACATCAGCCTGATGGACGAGAAGATCAGGACATCAG GCAAAAAAGGGTCcaagatcaaggaagaggaaaaaGATAGGGACAAAAAGGGGACAGCAAAAAAGGAGACACAGCGTAAGAGAAAGAGGACGACAGAGGAGAAGGAACCTTCTGGAAAGAAAGCAAAGAAATCTAAAGGAAAAATATCAAATAGTCTGGATGAACTGGAGAAAAAAGCTGAAGAGGAACAACCTGCACCATCTAAGCAGGAGAAAGAGACACCGGCTGCACCTAAGAGAAAGAGAACAACAGACGAGAACCAGGAatcaaataaaaaactaaaaacatctCTGAGATCTTCCAAAGAAAAAACATCAGGGAGTCAGGATGCAACAACCATCCTCAATGAAAAGCCTGGACCATCTCGTGAGGAGACTAGGACAGCCACTGTTCCTCTAAGCTTGAATTCCTTTACCTTCCATCGTGAACTTGGTAAAGGCTCCTATGGCGAAGTAACTCTAGCAAAAGACAAAATCCGTAAAGAACTTGTCGCCATTAAAAAGACGGGCAAAAGCGATTTCACAGAACTGGGCCATACTTTCGTAGAGCGGGACATACTTGGTCTATCACACGAGAGCCGCTTTCTGATCCACGGACTTGCAGCGTTCCACAGTAAGAACCACGTGTATTACGTCATGGAACTGGCCAGTGGGGGTGACCTCGATACATTTACTGAGAATAACTTTCCACTGGAATTAAACACCGTGAAGTTTATTGCAGCAGAGCTGGTTTGTGGGGTGCAATTCCTCCATAACAAAGGCATCATCCACAGGGATCTAAAGCCAAATAACGTCTTATTAACATCAGATGGACATGTGAAGATCACAGATTTTGGACTGGCAATAACAAATGTCTTTGGAAGAACAACAGACCCCTGTGGTGGAACACTAGGATATGGAGCCCCAGAACTGATCGGGTGTGAGGAATATGGACCAGGGGTCGATTGGTTTGCATTTGGAGTCATCCTCTATAACATGGTCACCAATAAAGACCCCTTTCCTAGGAACACAAAATCAGAGATCGAGGCCTCGGTCCTGAACTATGTTCCACAGTATCCAACGTCTTTATCCTCTGACACAGTGGATATAATCAAGCGGCTGCTGTGTAAGAACCAGTTTGAACGTCTGGGAGTGACAGAAAACATCCGAGAACATCCATTCTTCTCTACCACCAACTGGCAAGAAGTAGAGGCTGGACGAGCGGCACCCCCGGATATACTGGTGACTGAGTCTGTGGATCTGAATATTAGTGACATCAGGCCTGCGCCCTGTACTAGGGACCATAACACCACAATTAAAGCTAAAGATCAGAAGCTTTTCAATGAATTTAGTTTTGTGTGTCCTGAGTGGTCGGAGAACTACCACGTCAGCCCCATCTATCCAGACACCCGGCTAAGAAGGTTCTCCTCGTCCCAGTGCCCAGTCAACTAA
- the LOC142750872 gene encoding protein kinase C delta type-like, giving the protein MKRKRNMEEGGERGKESEGSKEGEGTKKTKMENTGLTAKRSIKNWLLAIIGRRSSQDLPGPSNISLMDEKIRTSGKKGSKIKEEEKDRDKKGTAKKETQRKRKRMTEEKEPSGKKAKKSKGKISNSLDELEKKAEGEQPAPSKQEKETPAAPKRKRTADENQESNKKLKTSLRSSKEKTSGSQDATTILNEKPGPSREETRTATVPLSLNSFTFHRELGKGSYGEVTLAKDKIRKELVAIKKTGKSDFTELGHTFVERDILGLSHESRFLIHGLAAFHSKNHVYYVMELASGGDLDTFTENNFPLELNTVKFIAAELVCGVQFLHNKGIIHRDLKPNNVLLTSDGHVKITDFGLAITNVFGRTTDPCGGTLGYGAPEMIGCEEYGTGVDWFAFGVILYNMVTNKDPFPGNTKSEIEASVLNYVPQYPTSLSSDTVDIIKRLLCKNQFERLGVTENIREHPFFSTTNWQEVEAGRAAPPDILVTEFVDLNISDIRPAPCTRDHNATIKAKDQKLFNEFSFVCPEWSENYHVSPIYPDTRLRRFSSSQCKVN; this is encoded by the exons ATGAAGAGAAAGAGGAATATGGAAGAAGGAGGAGAAAGAGGGAAGGAGAGTGAGGGGAGTAAAGAAGGAGAGGGGACTAAGAAGACTAAAATGGAGAATACCGGACTTACAGCTAAGAGGAGCATAAAGAACTGGCTCTTAGCCATCATTGGACGGAGAAGTTCACAAGACCTCCCAGGACCCAGTAACATCAGCCTGATGGACGAGAAGATCAGGACATCAG GCAAAAAAGGGTCCAAGATCAAGGAGGAGGAAAAAGATAGGGACAAAAAGGGGACAGCAAAAAAGGAGACACAGCGTAAGAGAAAGAGGATGACAGAGGAGAAGGAACCTTCTGGAAAGAAAGCAAAGAAATCTAAAGGAAAAATATCAAATAGTCTGGATGAACTGGAGAAAAAAGCTGAAGGGGAACAACCTGCACCATCTAAGCAGGAGAAAGAGACACCGGCTGCACCTAAGAGAAAGAGAACAGCAGACGAGAACCAGGAatcaaataaaaaactaaaaacatctCTGAGATCTTCCAAAGAAAAAACATCAGGGAGCCAGGATGCAACAACCATCCTCAATGAAAAGCCTGGACCATCTCGTGAGGAGACTAGGACAGCCACTGTTCCTCTAAGCTTGAATTCCTTTACCTTCCATCGTGAACTTGGTAAAGGCTCCTATGGCGAAGTAACTCTTGCAAAAGACAAAATCCGTAAAGAACTTGTCGCCATTAAAAAGACGGGCAAAAGCGATTTCACAGAACTAGGCCATACTTTCGTAGAGCGGGACATACTTGGTCTATCACACGAGAGCCGCTTTCTGATCCACGGACTTGCAGCGTTCCACAGTAAGAACCACGTGTATTACGTCATGGAACTGGCCAGTGGGGGTGACCTCGATACATTTACTGAGAATAACTTTCCACTGGAATTAAACACCGTGAAGTTTATTGCAGCAGAGCTGGTTTGTGGGGTGCAATTCCTCCATAACAAAGGCATCATCCACAGGGATCTAAAGCCAAATAACGTCTTATTAACATCAGATGGACATGTGAAGATCACAGATTTTGGACTGGCAATAACAAATGTCTTTGGAAGAACAACAGACCCCTGTGGTGGAACACTAGGATATGGAGCCCCAGAAATGATCGGGTGTGAGGAATATGGAACAGGGGTCGATTGGTTTGCATTTGGAGTCATCCTCTATAACATGGTCACCAATAAAGACCCCTTTCCTGGGAACACAAAATCAGAGATCGAGGCCTCGGTCCTGAACTATGTTCCACAGTATCCAACGTCTTTATCCTCTGACACCGTGGATATAATCAAGCGGCTGTTGTGTAAGAACCAGTTTGAACGTCTGGGAGTGACAGAAAACATCCGAGAACATCCATTCTTCTCTACCACCAACTGGCAAGAAGTAGAGGCTGGACGAGCGGCACCCCCGGATATACTGGTGACTGAGTTTGTGGATCTGAATATTAGTGACATCAGGCCTGCGCCCTGTACTAGGGACCATAACGCCACAATTAAAGCTAAAGATCAGAAACTTTTCAATGAATTTAGTTTTGTGTGTCCTGAGTGGTCGGAGAACTACCACGTCAGCCCCATCTATCCAGACACCCGGCTAAGAAGATTCTCCTCGTCCCAGTGCAAAGTCAACTAA